Sequence from the Sporichthyaceae bacterium genome:
CGTGTAGACCTGGGTGGCGCCGTCCCGTTCGCGCAACAGCATGACCGTGGCCGCGTCCCGCGGGGGCACCGGCGTCAGCTGCCCGGCCTGCAGTTGGCGGACCTTCTCGACCAGGCCCTCGGGCAGCCGCCGGCTGGTGATGAACCCAGCCAGCAACTCCGGGACGATGCTCATCGCTGCGCCATCCGTCCGTGGCGTCGGTGCCTCACGCGGTGACCTCGACCACGAGCTCGACCTCCACCGGGGCCCCCAGCGGCAACGCGGCCACCCCAATGGCCACCCGGGAGTGCTTACCCGCCTCGCCCAGGACGTGGCCGAGGAACTCGCTGGCCCCGTTGACCACCTGCGGCTGCTGGATGAACGACGGCTCGCAGGCCACGTAGCCCACGACCTTCACCACCCGCACGATCTTCTCCAGACCACCGGCCGCCGCGGCCGCCGCGGCGAGGCCGTTCAACGCGCAGCGCTGCGCCAGGCCCTTGGCCTGCTCCACAGTGACGTCCGCGCCGACCTTGCCCGCCATCTGCAGTTGCCCGTCCACCATCGGCAGCTGACCGGAGACGAACACCAGGTTCCCAGAGCGGACCGCGGGCACGTAGGCGGCCAGCGGTGTGGCGACCTCCGGCAGGTGCAGCCCCAACTCCGCCAGCCGCTCCTCGCGAGGGCTCACGTGAGCGGTCGTTTGAGGTAGGCCACCAGCTGCTCGGGGTTGTTCGGACCGGGCACGACCTGGACCAGTTCCCAGCCGTCGGCACCCCAGGTATCGAGGATCTGCTTGGTCACGTGCACGAGCAACGGCAAGGTGGCGTACTCCCATTTCTGCATGCCCCGGAGCTTAGGCGGCGTCAGCACCGACCTACCCGGCCGGCTACGCTCACGCACATGGCCGTCGCCTTCCGCAACCGCTGGGCGGCCGTTGAGTTGCACATCGTCACCGGCAAGGGCGGCACCGGAAAAACCACCGTGGCCGCGGCGCTTGCGCTGGCCCTGGCCGCCGACGGTCGGCGCACGCTGCTGGTTGAGGTGGAGGGCCGCGGCGGCATCGCGCAGCTGTTCGACACCCCGCCGTTGCCCTACGCGGAACGGCGCATCGCGGTCGCACCCGGCGGCGGTGAGGTGCATGCGCTGCCGATCGACGCCGAGGAGGCGCTGCTCGAGTACCTGGAGATGTTCTACCACCTGGGTCGCGCGGGCCGGGGCCTGCAGCGACTGGGCTTCGTGGACTTCGTGACCACCATCGCGCCGGGGTTACGCGACGTGTTGCTGACCGGCAAGGCCTACGAGGCGGTCGGGCCACGCCGCGGCGGGCGGCCCAGCTACGACGCGGTGATCATGGACGCCCCGCCCACCGGACGCATCGCGCAGTTCCTCAACATCAACACCGAGGTGGCCGGGCTGGCCAAGGGCGGTCCCATCCACAAGCAGGCCGAGTCGATCATGCGGCTGCTGCGCTCCAAGCGGACCGCGGTGCACTTCGTCACCGTGCTGGAGGAGATGCCGGTACAGGAGACGTTGGACGGCCTGCGTGACGTGGCCGACGTCGGACTGCCGACCGGCGCGGTCATCGTCAACATGGCGCGTCGGGCGATGCTCTCCGACGAGGACCTGGCCGCCGCGGAAAAGGGTGCCCTGGACCGCGGGGCGATCTCCGCCGCGCTGGCCCGGGTAGGGGTGCCGGCCGACGAGGAGATCGTCGAGGGCCTGTTGGGGGAGGCCCGCGAGCACGCGGTGCGGGTCGGGCTGGAGCGCGCCGAGCGGCGCGACCTGGACGCCGCCGGGCGCCCCGTCTACGTGCTGCCGGCACTCGCCGACGGCATCGACCTCGGCGGGTTGTACCGACTCGCCGACGAGCTGCGCGACCAGGGGCGCGGGGCATGACCGTCACCCGGCCACCCGAGCCGATCGGCGTCGACGCCATGCTCGACGACCGCGACGTGCGCATCGTGGTGTGTTGCGGATCCGGTGGCGTCGGCAAGACCACCACCGCGGCGGCGCTCGCGGTGCGCGCGGCCGAGCGCGGCCGGCAGGTCGTCGTACTCACCATCGACCCAGCCCGCCGGCTCGCGCAGTCCATGGGCCTGACCGAGTTGGACAACACCCCGCGGCCGGTGGCCGGTCTGGACACCTCGGCGGGCGGTTCGCTCGAGGCGATGATGCTGGACATGAAGCGCACGTTCGACGAGATCGTGCAGACCCATTCCGAACCCGGCCGGGCCGAGGCGATCCTGGCCAACCCGTTCTACCAATCGCTGTCCTCGTCCATGGCCGGCACCCAGGAGTACATGGCGATGGAGAAGCTCGGCCAGTTGCGCCGGGCGGGCACCTGGGACCTGATCGTGGTGGACACCCCGCCGAGTCGTTCCGCGCTGGACTTCCTGGATGCGCCGAAGCGGCTGGGGTCGTTCCTCGACGGCCGGGTCATCAAGATCCTGGCCGCCCCGGCCAAGGCCGGTGGCCGCGCCTACCTGAAGATCGTCTCCGTCGGGTTCAACATGATGGCAGGCGTGGTCACCAAGGTGCTGGGTGCGCAACTGCTCAAGGACGTCGCCGCGTTCGTCGCCGCGCTGGAGACGATGTTCGGCGGGTTCCGGGAACGGGCCGACGCGACGTTCCGACTGCTGAAGAACCCGGAGACGCGGTTTCTGGTGGTGGCCGCCCCGGAGCCGGACGCGCTGCGCGAGGCGTCCTACTTCGTGAAGCGACTGTCCGAGGAGCGCATGCCGCTGGCGGGCCTGGTGCTCAACCGGGTGCACTCCTCCGGTGCCGCCGCGCTGTCGCCCGGCCGGGCGCTGGCCGCGGCCGAGGACCTGGACGCCGCCGGCGACACCCCCGACCTCGCCTTGACCGCCGCCCTGCTCCGGCTGCACGCCGAACGCATGGCCACCATCGCCCGCGAGGAGAGCCTCACCGAGCGGTTCTGCGCCGCGCATCCCACCATCCCCATCGGTGAGGTCGCCGCCCAGCCCGCTGACGTCCACGACCTCGACGGCCTACGCATCGTCGGCGCGGAGCTGGCAAAACGTCGCTGACGTCATCCGCCTCGACCACCATCCGCGCCGGTTTCGTGGCGCAGGCGGATGACATCAGCGTTGGCCACAAAAAATTCGCCCCCCGCACCTGGCTTGGTGCGGGGGGCGAGAAGTATCACTTGATCAGCCGGCCTCGGGCAGCGCTTTCGGCGAGAGGTGCTCGTCGCGGGCCGTCTCCAGCAGACCCCGCCAGGAGGTCACGTTCGGCCGGCGGCGCAGCAGCGCCCGTCGTTCACGCTCGGTCATACCGCCCCAG
This genomic interval carries:
- a CDS encoding DUF4177 domain-containing protein, with product MQKWEYATLPLLVHVTKQILDTWGADGWELVQVVPGPNNPEQLVAYLKRPLT
- a CDS encoding RidA family protein; this translates as MSPREERLAELGLHLPEVATPLAAYVPAVRSGNLVFVSGQLPMVDGQLQMAGKVGADVTVEQAKGLAQRCALNGLAAAAAAAGGLEKIVRVVKVVGYVACEPSFIQQPQVVNGASEFLGHVLGEAGKHSRVAIGVAALPLGAPVEVELVVEVTA
- a CDS encoding ArsA-related P-loop ATPase translates to MTVTRPPEPIGVDAMLDDRDVRIVVCCGSGGVGKTTTAAALAVRAAERGRQVVVLTIDPARRLAQSMGLTELDNTPRPVAGLDTSAGGSLEAMMLDMKRTFDEIVQTHSEPGRAEAILANPFYQSLSSSMAGTQEYMAMEKLGQLRRAGTWDLIVVDTPPSRSALDFLDAPKRLGSFLDGRVIKILAAPAKAGGRAYLKIVSVGFNMMAGVVTKVLGAQLLKDVAAFVAALETMFGGFRERADATFRLLKNPETRFLVVAAPEPDALREASYFVKRLSEERMPLAGLVLNRVHSSGAAALSPGRALAAAEDLDAAGDTPDLALTAALLRLHAERMATIAREESLTERFCAAHPTIPIGEVAAQPADVHDLDGLRIVGAELAKRR
- a CDS encoding ArsA-related P-loop ATPase — encoded protein: MAVAFRNRWAAVELHIVTGKGGTGKTTVAAALALALAADGRRTLLVEVEGRGGIAQLFDTPPLPYAERRIAVAPGGGEVHALPIDAEEALLEYLEMFYHLGRAGRGLQRLGFVDFVTTIAPGLRDVLLTGKAYEAVGPRRGGRPSYDAVIMDAPPTGRIAQFLNINTEVAGLAKGGPIHKQAESIMRLLRSKRTAVHFVTVLEEMPVQETLDGLRDVADVGLPTGAVIVNMARRAMLSDEDLAAAEKGALDRGAISAALARVGVPADEEIVEGLLGEAREHAVRVGLERAERRDLDAAGRPVYVLPALADGIDLGGLYRLADELRDQGRGA